One genomic window of Planctomycetia bacterium includes the following:
- a CDS encoding substrate-binding domain-containing protein, with amino-acid sequence MAVVVGCNGASTSAPSGGPKKLRIAVIPKGTTHEFWKSVHYGAARAAKELDVELSWDGPLLENDTESQIRIVESCITKRVDGICLAPNDSKALIDVVEQAKAKKIPTVIFDSGLEAPQSIVSYVATDNEHGGVLGAQTLAKSMGEQGNVVILRYNVGSESTHLREEGFLKELAKFPKITVLSSSEYSGATPESSLAKCQALLLNFGDKVNGMYAVAEPNGVGMLGALEEKHLDGKVKFVGFDTSPRLVDAMKVGKMQGIVLQDPDTMGYLAVKTLVAHLRGEKVEPRIATGEYVATPENMNSPEMKRLLDPPTYAD; translated from the coding sequence ATGGCCGTCGTCGTGGGCTGCAACGGCGCGTCGACGAGCGCTCCGTCCGGCGGCCCGAAGAAGCTCCGCATCGCCGTCATTCCGAAAGGGACGACGCACGAGTTTTGGAAATCGGTTCATTACGGCGCCGCTCGCGCCGCAAAGGAACTTGACGTCGAACTCAGCTGGGACGGCCCGCTGCTGGAGAACGATACCGAGAGCCAGATTCGAATCGTCGAGAGTTGCATCACGAAGCGGGTCGACGGCATCTGCCTCGCGCCGAACGACTCGAAAGCACTGATCGACGTCGTCGAGCAGGCCAAAGCGAAGAAGATTCCCACCGTCATCTTCGACAGCGGGCTCGAAGCCCCGCAAAGCATCGTTAGCTACGTCGCCACCGACAACGAACACGGCGGAGTTCTCGGCGCGCAAACGCTCGCCAAGTCGATGGGAGAGCAAGGCAACGTCGTGATCCTGCGCTATAACGTCGGCAGCGAGAGCACGCACCTGCGCGAAGAAGGCTTCCTCAAGGAGCTCGCGAAATTCCCGAAGATCACGGTGCTCAGCAGCAGTGAATACTCTGGAGCCACGCCGGAGTCGTCGCTAGCGAAATGCCAGGCGCTTTTGCTGAATTTCGGCGACAAGGTGAACGGCATGTACGCCGTGGCCGAGCCGAACGGAGTCGGCATGCTCGGCGCTTTGGAAGAGAAGCATCTCGACGGCAAAGTGAAGTTCGTCGGCTTCGATACCAGCCCGCGCCTCGTCGATGCGATGAAGGTCGGCAAGATGCAAGGGATCGTGCTTCAAGACCCCGACACGATGGGTTATCTCGCCGTGAAGACGCTCGTGGCGCATCTGCGGGGCGAGAAAGTCGAGCCGCGTATTGCGACCGGGGAATACGTCGCGACGCCCGAGAACATGAATTCGCCCGAGATGAAACGGCTGCTCGATCCGCCGACGTACGCCGACTAA